One Vibrio quintilis DNA segment encodes these proteins:
- a CDS encoding GNAT family N-acetyltransferase — MRIVTVHHGELLLHPILSTNHMSEFSQYISELNTLLLNTKQRAGLVLRGQPGWIDTRLQDIILCYSGKRCLQLGGTARNDIDQIDIVKGRHFLGQECYLLIVDLSEGVDADNLNALLGTLAGGGILVFIHPLTHQTQDLASQWLSRALDELFVIIQNEALPNLPDLPKQEEKDVYQQQKDMIKQIIHVSEGHSKRPLVITADRGRGKSSALGIAAAELMQRRMKIKIVITAPSPQAVKVIFNHAQRLLDTGSYGQLTKKVCREQAELIYIPPDELLRTAPQIDLLLVDEASAIPVPVLQQLTRTYNRIVFSTTIHGYEGCGRGFTLKFLNWLKDFRPQFRHCHLSQPIRWADGDRLEKWQFRTFLLDADLPEITSEIDIEEIQYRYVKKEVLFSSVAFFAKIFALLTQAHYQTSPNDMMRILSDDRISLFIAEVDGICLGCVLTVNEGELTSSAVENIRQGIHRPKGHLVPVTLMNQLGLVESGKETCCRIMRIVIHPQLQRQGLGRRILNHCISQSDSDYVATSFGASDELLRFWIQQKFIPVKLGSRRDQSSGCYSVLMIQQCPKNWFPMARTQFSYYFLHTLHSEFCQLEPSVVRLLLSVSVAIPMDGVPFSLLENYARGGANYESVAVWIRALIGAYPYLSSSLVSDLMIMKILQNRSWSDVAAVTCLPGRKTIESYLREHTKRLILNLQCK, encoded by the coding sequence ATGCGAATAGTCACGGTTCATCATGGTGAGCTGTTATTGCATCCTATTTTAAGTACCAACCATATGTCTGAATTTAGCCAATATATTTCTGAGTTAAACACTCTTCTTTTGAATACGAAGCAGAGAGCCGGGTTAGTGTTACGTGGCCAGCCCGGGTGGATCGATACCCGACTGCAAGACATTATTCTTTGTTATAGTGGAAAGCGCTGTTTGCAATTAGGTGGGACTGCACGAAATGATATTGATCAAATCGATATTGTAAAAGGGCGACATTTTTTAGGTCAGGAGTGTTACTTATTGATTGTTGATTTATCAGAAGGTGTTGATGCAGATAATTTAAACGCACTTCTTGGAACACTGGCTGGCGGTGGCATATTAGTTTTCATCCATCCGTTGACTCATCAAACGCAGGATCTTGCATCTCAATGGCTGTCCAGAGCACTGGATGAGTTGTTCGTGATTATCCAGAATGAAGCGTTACCAAACTTGCCAGACTTACCAAAACAAGAAGAAAAAGATGTATATCAGCAACAGAAAGATATGATTAAACAAATCATTCATGTGAGTGAGGGGCACAGTAAAAGACCACTCGTTATCACTGCTGACCGGGGGCGGGGGAAAAGTAGTGCGTTGGGAATTGCAGCGGCCGAATTGATGCAGCGCAGGATGAAAATCAAAATTGTAATTACCGCACCATCTCCACAGGCGGTGAAAGTTATTTTTAATCATGCACAGCGTCTTCTCGATACTGGTAGCTATGGCCAGTTGACTAAAAAAGTATGCCGGGAGCAGGCTGAACTCATTTATATACCGCCGGATGAACTTTTGAGAACGGCTCCTCAGATTGATTTGTTATTAGTTGATGAGGCATCCGCAATTCCTGTTCCCGTTCTGCAGCAGCTAACCCGGACTTATAATCGTATCGTTTTTTCAACAACTATTCATGGTTATGAAGGCTGTGGTCGTGGGTTTACTTTAAAGTTTCTTAACTGGTTGAAAGATTTTCGCCCTCAGTTTCGTCACTGTCACTTATCTCAACCCATTCGCTGGGCTGATGGTGACAGACTTGAAAAATGGCAGTTTCGGACTTTTTTGCTGGATGCTGATTTACCAGAGATCACAAGTGAGATTGACATTGAAGAGATTCAATATCGATATGTGAAGAAAGAAGTATTGTTTTCTTCTGTAGCTTTTTTTGCGAAAATTTTTGCTTTACTTACGCAGGCTCACTATCAGACTTCCCCGAATGATATGATGAGAATCCTTTCTGATGATCGAATTTCACTTTTTATTGCTGAGGTTGATGGTATTTGCTTAGGATGTGTTTTGACGGTCAATGAAGGTGAGTTGACCTCATCTGCTGTTGAGAATATCAGGCAGGGAATACACCGTCCTAAAGGCCATCTTGTTCCTGTAACACTGATGAATCAGTTAGGCCTTGTTGAATCCGGAAAAGAGACATGTTGCAGAATTATGCGAATTGTTATTCATCCTCAGTTACAAAGACAGGGCTTGGGCAGGCGTATATTGAACCACTGTATTTCGCAATCTGACAGTGATTACGTTGCAACTAGTTTTGGTGCTTCAGATGAGCTGTTACGCTTCTGGATACAGCAGAAATTTATTCCGGTTAAACTAGGTTCGCGGCGGGATCAAAGTAGTGGTTGTTATTCAGTATTAATGATTCAGCAATGTCCTAAAAATTGGTTTCCAATGGCGAGAACTCAGTTTTCCTACTATTTTCTGCATACACTTCATTCAGAATTCTGCCAGTTAGAACCATCCGTTGTTCGGCTTTTGCTCTCTGTATCGGTTGCAATTCCTATGGATGGCGTACCTTTTTCATTATTGGAAAATTATGCCCGGGGAGGGGCTAATTATGAAAGTGTCGCTGTTTGGATTCGTGCTCTGATTGGCGCATATCCATATTTGTCATCTTCTTTGGTAAGTGATTTAATGATTATGAAAATCCTGCAGAATCGTTCCTGGTCTGATGTCGCTGCTGTCACGTGTTTGCCTGGAAGAAAAACGATTGAGTCTTATCTCAGGGAGCATACAAAGAGATTAATATTGAATTTACAATGTAAATAG
- a CDS encoding ParB/RepB/Spo0J family partition protein, whose product MAIKTSELNAKLFGKADKRRATTPQEAQHAVKEKAQYIELAVAGKTQVTFELVTIPAEDVATKTVVFEQNSREQAFLNEHALSDILSTLRERGQQYPAVGRKASDGKIEVLDGSRRRMACILADQPFLVYVAENVNEEHAKFLSDVANAHKPLSLYEKGKEMLTKLESGEAEDQKALAKMFQCSEALVSGALKAADLPLELLQAYPNVVELGRPTIVKLHKQFSALDDSQKTVLLEKCHSKDGFVWQQSKAQGVARLTKDVTETLENWIESLAPPSQQNASQKVELIKNRVNYVRQGNRLVLNMKKIDDPLMDEILVFLQEKLK is encoded by the coding sequence ATGGCGATCAAAACATCTGAGCTAAATGCTAAATTATTCGGAAAAGCAGATAAACGTCGGGCGACTACCCCTCAGGAAGCTCAGCATGCAGTGAAAGAAAAAGCTCAATATATTGAATTAGCTGTTGCCGGAAAAACACAGGTTACTTTTGAATTAGTGACGATTCCAGCTGAAGATGTGGCGACAAAGACTGTGGTTTTTGAGCAAAATTCACGGGAACAGGCTTTTCTGAATGAGCATGCTTTGTCAGATATTTTATCTACGCTCAGAGAAAGAGGACAGCAATATCCTGCTGTTGGGCGTAAAGCATCAGATGGTAAAATTGAAGTGCTCGATGGCAGCCGCAGGCGGATGGCTTGTATTTTAGCTGACCAACCCTTTTTGGTTTATGTTGCTGAAAATGTCAATGAGGAACATGCAAAATTTCTTTCTGATGTTGCAAACGCGCATAAGCCTTTATCTCTTTATGAGAAAGGGAAAGAAATGCTGACAAAACTGGAAAGTGGTGAAGCAGAAGATCAAAAAGCTTTGGCCAAAATGTTTCAGTGCAGTGAAGCATTAGTGAGTGGGGCATTAAAAGCGGCTGATTTACCACTCGAACTATTGCAGGCTTATCCGAATGTTGTTGAGTTAGGAAGACCTACAATTGTGAAACTTCATAAACAGTTTAGTGCTTTGGATGATTCACAAAAAACGGTATTACTTGAAAAATGTCATTCAAAAGACGGATTTGTATGGCAGCAAAGCAAGGCTCAGGGCGTGGCTCGTTTAACAAAAGACGTGACCGAAACGCTCGAAAACTGGATTGAATCATTAGCACCTCCTTCACAACAAAACGCTTCACAGAAAGTTGAGTTGATAAAAAACCGGGTGAATTATGTCCGTCAGGGCAATCGTTTGGTGCTGAATATGAAGAAAATAGACGATCCGCTAATGGATGAAATATTGGTTTTTTTGCAGGAAAAGCTTAAATAG